From the genome of Solibacillus sp. FSL H8-0538:
GAACTAGCAGCAAGCCAAAACCTTCTAGTTGAAGTTGGCGCAGATTTAAAAGAGCTTACAAAAGTATTAGAAACAAGCGATGAGCTAATTTCTTTACTAAGTGCTCCAAAAATCTCAAAAACTCGCAAAAAAGAACTTGTTGCACAAATTTTCTCTGGCGCACAACCAGCTGTTGTAAACACACTTTTATTATTACTTGATAAAAAGCGTGTAAACGAAGCGGTAATTGTAGCTGAAGAATTCCAAGCATTAGCAACTGCGGCTCAAGGCGCTGCAGATGCAAAAGTTTACTCTACTCGTGAACTAACTGAAGCGGAGCGCGCAGAAATTTCAAACGCCTTCGGCAAATTAGTTGGCAAAGAGAAACTAAATATTTCAAACGAAATCGATGCGTCATTAATTGGTGGCGTACGCGTTCAAATCGGCAACTACATTTACGATAGCACTGTAGCTTCTAAGCTAGAGGGTCTAAAACGTTTGTTAGTTGGCTAAATCTTAAGAAATGTGAGAGGTGAACATACATGGGCATCAAAGCTGAAGAAATCAGCAGTCTGATTAAACAGCAGATTGAAGGTTATCAATCTGAACTACAAGTAAGCGAAGTGGGTACAGTTATCCGTATTGGTGACGGTATCGCACTAGCTCATGGCCTCGACAACGTCATGGCTGGAGAGCTGTTAGAGTTCTCTAACGGTGTTATGGGTATGGCTCAAAACCTAGAAGAAGGTAACGTAGGTATCGTTATCCTAGGTCCATACACAGACATTAAAGAAGGCGATGAAGTTCGTCGTACAGGTCGTATTATGGAAGTACCAGTTGGTGAAGAACTAATTGGTCGTGTTGTAAACTCTCTTGGTCAACCAGTAGATGGTCAAGGTCCAATCAACACTACAAAATCTCGTCCAATCGAAAGCCCAGCTTTCGGTGTAATGGCTCGTAAATCAGTACATGAACCATTACAAACGGGTATCAAAGCGATTGACGCTTTAGTACCAATCGGTCGTGGTCAACGTGAGTTAATCATCGGTGACCGTCAAACAGGTAAAACATCTGTTGCAATCGATGCTATCTTAAACCAAACTGGCGAAGACATGATTTGTATCTATGTTGCTATCGGACAAAAAGAATCAACTGTACGTGGTGTAGTTGAAACTTTACGTAAACACGGTGCATTAGATTACACAATCGTTGTTACTGCAGCTGCATCTCAACCAGCTCCACTATTATACCTAGCACCATTTGCTGGTATTTCTATGGCTGAAGAGTTCATGTTACAAGGTAAACACGTTCTTATCGTGTATGATGACTTATCTAAACAAGCATCAGCTTACCGTGAACTTTCACTATTACTAAAACGTCCTCCAGGTCGTGAAGCATATCCTGGTGACGTATTCTACTTACACAGCCGCCTACTTGAGCGTGCTGCGAAGTTAAACGAAACTTACAACTGTGGTTCTATCACAGCTTTACCATTCGTTGAGACTCAAGCTGGTGATATTTCTGCTTATATCCCAACTAACGTTATCTCAATCACTGATGGTCAAATCTTCTTACAATCTGACTTATTCAACTCAGGTGTACGTCCAGCAATTAACGCGGGTCTTTCTGTATCACGTGTAGGTGGATCTGCTCAAATTAAAGCAATGAAAAAAGTTGCCGGTACGCTACGTCTTGACTTAGCTGCATTCCGTGAGCTTGAATCATTCGCTCAATTCGGTTCAGATTTAGATAAAATTACACTTGCTAAACTTGAGCGTGGGAAACGTACGGTTGAAGTTCTTAAACAAGACCTTAACAAACCACTTAAAGTTGAAAAACAAGTTGCAATTCTATTTGCCTTAACTAAAGGCCATTTAGATGATATTCCAGTACAAGACATCGTTCGTTTCGAAGGTGAATTCTTAAGCTGGTTAGATACAAACCACACTAACGTTTTAGATCATGTTCGTACTACTAAAGAACTTGCTCCAGACGCAGAGTACGTTGCAGCTCTTACTGAGTTCAAGAAAACTTTCGCAAAATCTGAGTAAGTAGAAAAGTGCATTCATGGCCATTAACCCACGAGTAGCGATGTCGCATCCATGTGACATCGCCTCAATGACCAACAGCGTGTTGGCCTCAAGCGACCTCGGGGGGGCATAAATGCCTGAACATCTCTTTTAGTATGGCAAGAAAAAAACAAAAGGTGGTGAAATACCAGTGGTAAACTTACGCGAAATTAAAGGTCGTATTAACTCTACAAAGTCTACGAAACAAATTACAAAAGCGATGCAGATGGTTTCTTCTTCGAAATTACGTCGTGCAGAGCAAAACGCTAAAGCTTACGTTCCTTACATGGAAAAAATCCAAGACGTAGTAGGAGCTATCGCTTCAGGTACAAAAGACAGTGGGCATCCAATGCTAACTTCTCGTCCTGTTAAGAAAACTGCTTACTTAGTAATTGGTTCTGACCGTGGTCTTGCAGGTGCTTATAACTCAAGTATCCTACGTGAGGTACAACGTAATATTAACGAACGTCATAAGTCAAAAGACGAATACGTTATTTTAGCAGTTGGACGTGTTGTTCGTGATTACTTTGTAAAACGTGATCATAATGTTATCGCAGATGTTGTTGCTCTTCCGGACCAACCTACATTCGCAGATATTAAAGAAATCGCTCGTAACGCTGTTGGTATGTTCACTGAAGGTACGTATGATGAACTTTATATGTACTACAATCACTTTGTCAGCGCAATCGCTAATGAAGTGACTGAAAAAAAAGTTCTTCCGTTAACTGATCTTGCTCCTTCAAATTCAACTGCTTCTTATGAATTCGAGCCATCTGGCGAAGCAATTCTAGAAGTACTACTTCCACAATATGCGGAAAGCTTGATTTACGGTGCTTTATTAGACGGAAAAGCAAGTGAACATTCAGCACGTATGACAGCTATGAAAAACGCAACGGATAATGCGAATGATCTTATTTCGGATCTATCGTTGCAATATAACCGTGCGCGTCAAGCGGCGATTACACAAGAAATTACAGAAATCGTTGGTGGAGCTGCAGCCCTAGAATAGGCCTGCGCTTCTCCAATGTCGTATAAGAATACGATAGGAGGGTACACAGTAATGAACAAAGGACACGTTCTTCAAGTAATGGGTCCAGTAGTAGACGTAAAGTTTGCTAATGGTCAATTACCAGCTATTTATAACGCATTAACAGTTACAATCGAACGTCCAAATGAAGAACCAACTACTCTTGCATTAGAAGTAGCACTTCACTTAGGCGACGATGCTGTTCGTACGATTGCAATGTCATCTACTGATGGCTTACAACGTGGAGCAGAAGTAACAGACTCAGGAAAAGCAATCTCTGTACCAGTTGGACAAGCAACTCTAGGTCGCGTATTTAACGTACTAGGAGAAGTAATCGACTTAGGTGAAGAAATTCCAGCGGACGTTCGTCGTGATTCAATTCACCGCGAAGCACCGTCTTTCGATGAGCTTTCAACTACTGTTGAAATCCTTGAAACAGGTATCAAAGTAGTAGACTTATTAGCACCTTACATCAAAGGTGGTAAAATCGGTCTATTCGGTGGTGCAGGTGTAGGTAAAACAGTATTAATCCAAGAATTAATCAACAACATCGCACAAGAGCACGCAGGTATCTCTGTATTCGCAGGTGTAGGTGAGCGTACTCGTGAGGGTAACGACTTATTCTTCGAAATGACGGATTCAGGCGTAATCAAACAAACAGCAATGGTATTCGGTCAAATGAACGAGCCACCAGGCGCACGTATGCGTGTAGCTTTAACTGGTTTAACAATGGCAGAATATTTCCGTGATGAAGATGGTGCAGACGTACTATTATTCGTTGATAACATTTTCCGTTTCACACAAGCAGGTTCTGAGGTTTCTGCCCTATTAGGTCGTATGCCTTCTGCCGTTGGTTACCAACCAACACTTGCTACTGAAATGGGTAAATTACAAGAGCGTATCACTTCTACGACAAAAGGTTCTGTAACTTCTATCCAAGCGATCTATGTACCAGCCGATGACTATACTGACCCGGCTCCGGCTACAACTTTCGCCCACTTAGATGCAACAACTAACCTTGAGCGTAAACTTTCTGAGATGGGTATCTATCCTGCGGTAGATCCACTTGCTTCGACTTCACGTGCATTATCACCTGAAATCGTTGGTCCAGAACACTATGCAATCGCTACTAAAGTACAACGTACAATCCAACGTTACCGTGAGTTACAAGATATCATCGCCATCTTAGGTATGGATGAGTTATCTGATGAAGATAAACAAACAGTTGAACGTGCTCGTCGTATTCAATTCTTCTTATCTCAAAACTTCCACGTTGCGGAGCAATTCACTGGTCAAAAAGGTTCTTATGTACCTGTAAAAGAAACTGTTCGTTCATTCAAGGAAATCCTTGATGGCAAATGGGATCACTTACCAGAAGATGCTTTCCGTCTAGTTGGATCTATTGACGAAGTAGTTGAAAAAGCGAAAAGCATGGGCGTAGAGGTTTAATACTAGGGACGAGGAGGAAAAAATATGAAGACAGTAACAGTCAATATTGTCACTCCCGACGGCCCAGTATACGATTCTGAAGTAACAATGGTTATCGCGAAAACAACTTCAGGTGAGATTGGTGTTCTTCCAGGCCATATTCCTATGGTCGCTCCACTTGCAATTGGTGCAGTGAAGCTTAAAAAAGAAGATGGATCAACTGAACTTGCAGCTGTTGGCGGTGGTTTCATTGAAGTACGTCCAGAGAAGATTTCGATCTTAGCTCCTTCTGCAGAAGTGGCTTCAACGATCGATTTAGCTCGTGCTAAAGCAGCGGTAACGCGTGCTGAAGAACGTCTTCAAAAGAAACAAGATAACATTGATTTCAAACGTGCTGACTTATCGTTAAAACGTGCGCTGAATCGTATCAACGTTCATGAGGGTAATATCTAATTCAAATTTTCAAGCGGACAGAGCAATCTGTCCGCTTTTTTAGTAGATAAGAAAGTATAACTTTCTTATCTACATAAGTAAGGACAGCATCTCGTCCTATGTGGGGCGAGATGTGTCTTTCTAAACTAATTAGAGGAGGCATCGATCACTATGGATGTGTACACACAATTAGGCCAGCAAGCCATCGTTGGCATCGCTTCACATATTTTCTTTATTGGTATTGCATTTTATGCGTTGCAAGCTTTTCGTTTAGAGCAATTATTTAAAAAGGGAAAAACATTTCAAATTCAATTGATTTATATATTACTCAGCATTACTATCGGGGCATCTGTGTCTAATTTCTTCCTAAGCTTTTCTGGATGGTCAAAGCAGCTTCAGTATATAATTAATTAACGCCGTATTTTTATGAGGTATATGCCTTGTAGGGGGCAATAATTTGTTGTTGCTCGCTACAATGCCTATAGATTTCCCAGGGAATGAAAATTGTTTCTTCATATGACTACTGTGGGGACTTCTTTAAAAATAACAATTTTTTAAGAATGTTTGTAAATTCACCATATTTATAGAGTCTGCGTAATATAAAAGTGTAGCTAATTAATTAATTTTGCCGTAAAATAGTGATTTGGGTGCTTGAATGTAAGTATCTTTAGCTGTAACATTAGTTTTGTTTGTAAAAGTGATTGACTATTGAAATTTTAAAATAAATGCTGGACTTATAGTATTGTAAGAATCGAATTCGGAGGGACGAATTGTGGAGAAAATTATCGTTACGGGAGGCCAGACGTTAAAAGGTAACGTTCGAGTAGAAGGCGCAAAAAACGCTGTATTACCAATCCTGGCTGCATCATTGTTAGCTTCTAAAAGTGTAAATATTATTAAGGACGTTCCTAATCTAGCGGACGTATTTACTATTGGGGAAGTATTAAAAAGTTTAAATGCAAATGTTGAATATATTGTAGAAAAAAATGAAATGATGATAGATGCTACTTGTGAGTTATCAAGTGAAGCACAGTTTGAGTTCGTGAGTAAAATGCGTGCATCAATTTTAGTAATGGGCTCATTACTTGCACGTAATGGCTTTGCACGTGTTGCACTACCTGGAGGCTGCGCAATCGGCTCACGTCCAATTGAGTTACATTTAAAAGGCTTTGAGGCAATGGGCGCTGTCATTTCATTCGGTCACGGCTATGTAGAAGCAAAAGTTACAGATAAATTAAAAGGCGCTGAAATTTATTTAGATTTCCCAAGTGTTGGTGCAACGGAAAATATTATGACAGCTGCATCTTTAGCAGTGGGTACGACAATTATCGAAAACGCTGCAAAAGAACCGGAAATTGTAGATTTAGCGAATTTTATTAATGCGATGGGTGGACGCGTTATTGGCGCAGGAACAGCTACAATTCGTATTGAAGGCGTCAAAGAGTTACACGGCGCAGAACATTATATTATCCCGGATCGTATTGAAGCAGGTACATTTATGGTTGCTGCTGCAATTACACGCGGAGATGTCTTAATCGAAAACGCGCTACCAGAGCATATGACAGCTTTAATCGCAAAAATGCGTGAAATGGGCGTTGAAATTACAGAAGAGGGCGAAGGTTTACGTGTACGCGCGAACAATCCATTAAAGGCAGTTGATATTAAAACGATGCCGCATCCAGGTTTCCCAACAGATATGCAATCTCAGATGATGGCGTTAATGCTAACAGCACAAGGCACAAGCATTATTACGGAAACTGTTTTCGAAAATCGTTTTATGCACGTAGAAGAATTCCGCCGCATGAATGCTGAGGCGAAAATTGAAGGTCGCTCTGTATTTATTGAAGGAGGCAAAGAACTTCAAGGTG
Proteins encoded in this window:
- a CDS encoding F0F1 ATP synthase subunit delta, which translates into the protein MSQSTVAKRYAQALFELAASQNLLVEVGADLKELTKVLETSDELISLLSAPKISKTRKKELVAQIFSGAQPAVVNTLLLLLDKKRVNEAVIVAEEFQALATAAQGAADAKVYSTRELTEAERAEISNAFGKLVGKEKLNISNEIDASLIGGVRVQIGNYIYDSTVASKLEGLKRLLVG
- the atpA gene encoding F0F1 ATP synthase subunit alpha, translating into MGIKAEEISSLIKQQIEGYQSELQVSEVGTVIRIGDGIALAHGLDNVMAGELLEFSNGVMGMAQNLEEGNVGIVILGPYTDIKEGDEVRRTGRIMEVPVGEELIGRVVNSLGQPVDGQGPINTTKSRPIESPAFGVMARKSVHEPLQTGIKAIDALVPIGRGQRELIIGDRQTGKTSVAIDAILNQTGEDMICIYVAIGQKESTVRGVVETLRKHGALDYTIVVTAAASQPAPLLYLAPFAGISMAEEFMLQGKHVLIVYDDLSKQASAYRELSLLLKRPPGREAYPGDVFYLHSRLLERAAKLNETYNCGSITALPFVETQAGDISAYIPTNVISITDGQIFLQSDLFNSGVRPAINAGLSVSRVGGSAQIKAMKKVAGTLRLDLAAFRELESFAQFGSDLDKITLAKLERGKRTVEVLKQDLNKPLKVEKQVAILFALTKGHLDDIPVQDIVRFEGEFLSWLDTNHTNVLDHVRTTKELAPDAEYVAALTEFKKTFAKSE
- the atpG gene encoding ATP synthase F1 subunit gamma; this encodes MVNLREIKGRINSTKSTKQITKAMQMVSSSKLRRAEQNAKAYVPYMEKIQDVVGAIASGTKDSGHPMLTSRPVKKTAYLVIGSDRGLAGAYNSSILREVQRNINERHKSKDEYVILAVGRVVRDYFVKRDHNVIADVVALPDQPTFADIKEIARNAVGMFTEGTYDELYMYYNHFVSAIANEVTEKKVLPLTDLAPSNSTASYEFEPSGEAILEVLLPQYAESLIYGALLDGKASEHSARMTAMKNATDNANDLISDLSLQYNRARQAAITQEITEIVGGAAALE
- the atpD gene encoding F0F1 ATP synthase subunit beta, producing the protein MNKGHVLQVMGPVVDVKFANGQLPAIYNALTVTIERPNEEPTTLALEVALHLGDDAVRTIAMSSTDGLQRGAEVTDSGKAISVPVGQATLGRVFNVLGEVIDLGEEIPADVRRDSIHREAPSFDELSTTVEILETGIKVVDLLAPYIKGGKIGLFGGAGVGKTVLIQELINNIAQEHAGISVFAGVGERTREGNDLFFEMTDSGVIKQTAMVFGQMNEPPGARMRVALTGLTMAEYFRDEDGADVLLFVDNIFRFTQAGSEVSALLGRMPSAVGYQPTLATEMGKLQERITSTTKGSVTSIQAIYVPADDYTDPAPATTFAHLDATTNLERKLSEMGIYPAVDPLASTSRALSPEIVGPEHYAIATKVQRTIQRYRELQDIIAILGMDELSDEDKQTVERARRIQFFLSQNFHVAEQFTGQKGSYVPVKETVRSFKEILDGKWDHLPEDAFRLVGSIDEVVEKAKSMGVEV
- a CDS encoding F0F1 ATP synthase subunit epsilon; translation: MKTVTVNIVTPDGPVYDSEVTMVIAKTTSGEIGVLPGHIPMVAPLAIGAVKLKKEDGSTELAAVGGGFIEVRPEKISILAPSAEVASTIDLARAKAAVTRAEERLQKKQDNIDFKRADLSLKRALNRINVHEGNI
- a CDS encoding DUF1146 family protein, producing the protein MDVYTQLGQQAIVGIASHIFFIGIAFYALQAFRLEQLFKKGKTFQIQLIYILLSITIGASVSNFFLSFSGWSKQLQYIIN
- the murA gene encoding UDP-N-acetylglucosamine 1-carboxyvinyltransferase, translating into MEKIIVTGGQTLKGNVRVEGAKNAVLPILAASLLASKSVNIIKDVPNLADVFTIGEVLKSLNANVEYIVEKNEMMIDATCELSSEAQFEFVSKMRASILVMGSLLARNGFARVALPGGCAIGSRPIELHLKGFEAMGAVISFGHGYVEAKVTDKLKGAEIYLDFPSVGATENIMTAASLAVGTTIIENAAKEPEIVDLANFINAMGGRVIGAGTATIRIEGVKELHGAEHYIIPDRIEAGTFMVAAAITRGDVLIENALPEHMTALIAKMREMGVEITEEGEGLRVRANNPLKAVDIKTMPHPGFPTDMQSQMMALMLTAQGTSIITETVFENRFMHVEEFRRMNAEAKIEGRSVFIEGGKELQGAEVSATDLRAAASLILTGLVSNGMTRVTKLHHLDRGYVDFHKKLALLGADIERIYTDVDAEVEVEVEVEVEVATVKEKNQFSA